gtatagtggctccatcaccagacaatacaaagtgtgagaggcatttcgtctcttgtaacgtcgagcacatccggatctagtcacgtgagctcctggacgatcgatcagcttcggttggagctcggctggccaacagttgacaatgggggtagcgtggccgagcggtccaaggtgctggattaaggctccagtctctccggaggcgtgggttcgaatcccaccgctgccagttttgtagggtgctaacggcgtctcgttgctttcacgtcagtaagtgggtttgaaaggtgaactgtggctcgacgtgttgtgttgtgttgtcgttgatgctttcttggggcatcgtaggtatagtggctccatcaccagacaatacaaaccgtgaagaggcatttcgtctcttgtgatggtcgaacacatccggagtaggccaagtgttccaaactcaacagaagtataaaccaggtttagggcaatctgttactagttcagtatcgatcagttttgggagaagctcgggtggccaacagctgacaacggggtagcgtggccgagccgtccaaggcgctggatttaggctccagtctctccggaggcgtgggttagaatccgactgctgccatttttgtagggtgataatgccgtctcgttgctttcaagtcagtaagtgggttttaaagttgaattatggctcgacatgttgtcgttgatgctttcttggggcatcgtaggtatagtggctccatcaccagacaatacaaagtgtgagaggcatttcgtctcttgtgacggtcgagcacatccggattaggccaagtgttccaaactcgacagaagtataaaccaggtttatggcaatctcttactagttggacgtcagtaggtggtgtgaaaaatcgaaccgtggctcgaaatactgtgcgatcatggaggatgttgtgggcattggtggtatagtggcaagcatagctgccttccaagcagttgacccgggttcgattcccggccaatgcataaccttgagaaagatgtgttttatctggtgtcattccactgcttgcgggcattagactagtcccgtgagctcctggacgatcgatcagcttcggttggagctcggctggccaacagttgacaacggggggtagcgtggccgagcggtccaaggtgctggattaaggctccagtctctccggaggcgtgggttcgaatcccaccgctgccagttttgtagggtgctaacggcgtctcgttgctttcacgtcagtaagtgggtttgaaaggtgaactgtggctcgttgtgttgtgttgtcgttgatgctttcttggggcatcgtaggtatagtggctccatcaccagacaatacaaagtgtgagaggcatttcgtctcttgtgacggtcgagcacatccggattaggcctagtgttccaaactcgacagaagtataaaccaggtttatggcaaactcttactagttggacgtcagtaggtggtgtgaaaaatcgaaccgtggctcgaaaagctgtgcgatcatggaggatgtcgtgggcattggtggtatagtggcaagcatagctgccttccacgCGGCGGGCAGACGCCTGTACCTGTAAAGGGAAAAATTGGGGTACTCGTGTCGAATCCCAGTCACGACGATGTTtattacaaatgatttattgtACTTCTTTCAATGATACAATATAGTGGCACTGGTTATCTGCTATATATCAAACCAATGTAAAAGGCCATACTGAGATGCCTCTAATCTACATCTAAAATTGCAGTATTGTACATTACAAATACATCATAATTGTATTCAGCCTTGTTTATTAACAAGATTGTGTATTGTCCGTTGGCactattttcattgtttgtataTTGTCTGGTTTTGatggaatataaaaaaaatatattctggTAAAAACCTCTAATATTGGGGATTTATTTTCAGTGTAACCAGTTGCCTGGATTTGTTTGAGCCACTAAATGAAGACATTTGTACAGATGAGTCTTAAGGGGTCAATGGTAATCAATAGTCTGATCCATCTCCATTTTCATACATCATGAACATTTATTTGATGATTAATTGTGATACAAATAACTGAGATGAACACACAATCTTATTTTGGCCATTTATTGGAACATGTAATCAAGGCTTGTACAAATAACCTAGATTAAGTGCAAAACAGtcatattatttatttgaactATTTACAACAATTTTTATGTACAGTTTGCctacttccccttctcctcagcccacctcttcttctctgccttgtagaAGGCTGATTGTTGAAACTCCCCCCAGGTCATTTCAGCATTCATTCCGTCTGCCTTGTACAGGGACAGCACCCTGGTAGGACAGTAAATGTACCTGCCCGCCACACCCCGGAACGAATGGTACACATGGGGGCTTTCTGGCCCCTGCTTGATGGGCTTGCGGCAGAACTTGCAGAGCCGACCGGTGGGCTGCTGTTCTGCCGCCCTCCGTTTCCCCCGCAGATCAGCCAACCTCCGTGCCTCTGCTGACCTGAGCTTGGCTGCCTCAAGCTCTTTCCCAAAGAAAGGGGTGTCCGCAAAGTCCTCAAACGGCATTCTGGGGTCATTCAGGCCTTCTGCTGCATAGAGCTTGTGGACTCTTTGTGAGCAGTAAAAGTACTTGACCTCCCCAGACTGGTAGaagaggtggatggaggaacCGTCTCCCTGGTATCGCGACTTCGGCTGGCCACAGGCAAGACAGTTCCTCGTCTTCTTTTtgcccagctgctgctgctgctgttgttgcagtGCCGTCTGCTTCTGGACTATGTCCCGCACCATGTCCTCGATAGCAGCCTTGGTCAGAGGGGCCTCCTGGGGATCTCTCCCAGGTGGATTGACCGCAGCGGGTGGTATGGTCACCACCGGCACGCTCTTGGTCTCACTCTCTGCCGTCAGGTGCTGCCACAGCTGCTGCGTCTCCAGAAGTTTCTCTGGGCTGGTGTTCAGGGACGTGCTGGCGTTGGTCCGCTTTGCCCAATGCTTCACATACTGTGAAATGTGTTGCTTTGTTGTTGGATGCAACAGGCTATTGGGATCACGGGAAGCAGCCTGCACCAAGCCAGCGTAGTCACTGTCCACCCTCTGCAGGAAATCCTTCGACCCTTGGTGGATTCCTATGAGGCCGTCGATGACCTCCTTCATGGCCTCTGTCCACCGGGAATGGTCCAAGACGTACAGAAGCCCGCCTGCCTTGATGGACATTGTGCGAGCAGCACGCGGGTTTGCTGTGATGGGCAGTGCAGGTGTCGTTGGCAGACCTGAAGACAAGTAGAAATAACacataataaatataaaatctTGCTCTATCAAGCATCAGTGCAACTTGAGTGTTGCATCTCATTCACATTTTACTAGCAGATGTGTAAAATGAGGGATATTTGCAAAATTACCTTGAGTGGAGGTTGATTGGACTGGCTGGACTGTGGTCTGGGGCAAGACTCCAGAAGCCTCACCAAAGACGTCATCCTGCAACAGAGGAAGTACATGCATTTCAATTATTTAAACATGTGTGCTTAGTCTGCAGGTATAACCTGTGTAAGTTTGAAAGGGTAAATTACAAAGTGCTATCAATGCAACTTACATTGTCTTCTGGCGTGATGAAGGGCTGGTCGGCGACCACCCGgtcagcctcctcttcctcagctccCTCTTCATCAGCCCCCTGGGACCTGTTCTTgaaccagtccagaggcacaggGCGACAGCCTGGCTCCACATACTGCAGGCCAAatctctcccctgtgtctctgtggctcAACTGCAGTGCAGggtatttggcatggccggtcaCCCTCTCCGATGCCACGTTCAGCTGCATGATGAGCACTGGGTCAAAGACTGCAGGTAGCTTCACGTCCGGTAACTTCAGATCCACCAATCTCTGAAAGTTCCACCGTGCCATGCCCATCATGCCTTGAGCCTGGAAGAGCTCGGAGGAAACACAGTTGCCTGTGATCCACCGTGCCTGATGCGCATGGAAACCCTCCTGTTGGGAGGTGCCTCTCACAGGGATCCACACTGGGACAGCTGCTCCTTCACCCTTGACGTGGTTGAGCTGCACTGTTCCTCCGTGTCTGTAAAGGATCCCGTCCTCCTCTTCTGGATCACTCAGGCAGCCTCTCAGGATGTGCACCCTCTGGAGTCTCCACAGCTTTAGCATGGACGGCTTGAAGAGGTAGACACCATTGGGATCTGTCTCTAGGAAGAACTGTTTGAGGacgctctccactctctccagcagctctgtaGGTTGTGGTACCTTACAATTGAAAAAAGGATTACAGATGATTTCATATGCATTAACGGAATACAGAAATTAAATTAcgtatttttcttatttatgtTATAACATAACAAGCATTATTAATGTTATGAACATTCAAAAGTACCTTGGTCCGGCAGTGTTCCCGGATATGCTGCTTTGTGGGATTGGCAGGCCTGATCCCACAGAAGGCGTATGCCTCCGTCAGCCTCTGCAGGTCAGTCTGGTCCACCACACAGAATGCAGCACTGAGGAACCGGCAGAAAGTGCTGTGGAGTGTATGGTGCTCTGACACGCACTCCCTTGAGAACCGCCGCATGCAATGGAAAAGGTCCAGTTTGACAGTGATGTCGCTGCTGTACTTTCCCCGGGAGGCACATGAGTTGGTCAGGTTCCCAGATGTTGCCCCCGTCACCACAGCTTCCGTGGTTTTCCATGAATCCCAGTGGAGGTGCTCCTGGGGGTCAAGGTTTGGGATCCGGAAATCAGCACAGCAGTCCCTgctcacacagtgagagagagagagagaaaaacacaaattaatGATAGGCTTTGAGTTTCTATGTCACCTGCATACAATCCCCTGTAACTATATAGTATATtatattttgctaaatgtttcTGTCCTGTGTAAAATTGAATACAAAAGCTGTGATCTGGCTTTTACCTGTCCACCCACTGGTACTTTGCCTTCGGCAGTCCAGCTGAGTCGTAGCGATGAGACAGCCCCTCGTACATGGGTTCCAGCGACCGGTCACTCTCTGACTGAAGCATCACCCAGGACAGGATCATCCAGTTCTCATTCATCACGAGGACATGGTTCCGGATGAGAGCACCACCTTCCGGGCCACCTTCCGTGTGTGGTCAGCTCGAATGACCTGCCCAAAAGTGCCTTGCAGGACAAGAGTGAGGGTCTTCTCCTTACGGTGGTACTCATGTACGAGGCAGTCTACTAGGTAGCGGGGACTGATGGCTACCCCACACCAGCCATTGGTCAAGTCGTATGTACCAAAGGGATCAGGGGTGTTGTCCTTCCGCATGGTGCCTGTGATGGTCTTCTGCCCATACAGGCCGGAGTCACCATCCTGCACATTCTGTACAGTCAACAGATAGGCAAGGTGTGCCCTCTCGTACCGTAGGTGCAGAGCCTCATTCAGCTGATTTGCCATGTCTGTGGCCGACCTCCCTGTGCGACATAGCTCATCCATTACCGTTTTGCAGATGGCTTTTTTGTGGGTGAGAAATGCTGGCAGGATGTTGCAGAAGAGTTGTGGCAGCATTTCCATCCACTGGGGTTTGTCAGCGAACCAGTACCTCTTGCATGTTTTGCAGTTCAGCCGAGAGGCCAAGATGTAGTACTGGCCGCTGGTCCCAATAATGACCCGGGGTCGCCCAACTCCTGCCGAAACCACATGGGGAGTGGAGCAGCCGTAGAGGCAGGGTAAAATGTAAttgttcctcactctctccataaTTGCATGCTCCGGTTTCCAAATGAAAAATGGATGTAGCTGGAAGTACTTGGGAGATGGCATATCATAGACTGGATCTATGAGTTCTGGTTGGGGTGGATGACGCCACAAGGAGATCATACCCATCAGATGTCGTACAGGTCGAGATCCTGGCCAAAGTCCCAAAGATTCCATCTCCGTTTTCATCCACATCTTctggttttgggagcagttCCACTGGCTGACGTCTTGGTCCTTCCTATGGAGTGGTGGTGGGATGGTAGACGGAGCTGGGGTAGGTAGCGCACCAGCTGCGGCTGGAACAGGACAGGGTAGAGCGACAGCAGCAGACGtggcaggagatggagcagagtgCGGTGGCATGGTGGCTGCAGACAGCACAGGAGCCAGTCGGGGAGAGGCTGCAGGATGACAGATGATAATGATGAGCAACTACATTCTGTAAACAACAGACTAAATACATAGATttttaaacatataaaatatttttaaatactttcaagtaattatattattaaataatagTGACTCATACCTTTTGAGATAGCAGTGTTTGCTGACTCTGTACACAGGCCCAGTGCAAGCAACTCGGGCGGAACTGGCACTGGAGCCTTCACTGGAACTGGGGGATCTAATGACAAAATATGTATATAGCTCACAACCTGTCTTTTTGCTACCGGGACTGCAGTGAGAGATGACTTTCAATCACAGGCTAAGAGTTAAATGAGGTAAGTAAGTTATGTTTGATTAAATCTTGTATCTAGTTAGGCGCATGTAGACATCAATATTAACCTGGCAACAAAGAAGTGAGTCCAtcaccctggtctggtctggagagtGTGGCTGCTGGTTTACTCTTTTCTATTACAGAAAGCACAATGTTATTCTCAACATCTAACATAGTAGCtcatgcaaaacacaacatattgtttg
This genomic interval from Hypomesus transpacificus isolate Combined female unplaced genomic scaffold, fHypTra1 scaffold_211, whole genome shotgun sequence contains the following:
- the LOC124462294 gene encoding uncharacterized protein LOC124462294, coding for MPPHSAPSPATSAAVALPCPVPAAAGALPTPAPSTIPPPLHRKDQDVSQWNCSQNQKMWMKTEMESLGLWPGSRPVRHLMGMISLWRHPPQPELIDPVYDMPSPKYFQLHPFFIWKPEHAIMERVRNNYILPCLYGCSTPHVVSAGVGRPRVIIGTSGQYYILASRLNCKTCKRYWFADKPQWMEMLPQLFCNILPAFLTHKKAICKTVMDELCRTGRSATDMANQLNEALHLRYERAHLAYLLTVQNVQDGDSGLYGQKTITGTMRKDNTPDPFGTYDLTNGWCGVAISPRYLVDCLVHEYHRKEKTLTLVLQGTFGQVIRADHTRKVARKVVLSSGTMSS
- the LOC124462293 gene encoding uncharacterized protein LOC124462293, with amino-acid sequence MNENWMILSWVMLQSESDRSLEPMYEGLSHRYDSAGLPKAKYQWVDRDCCADFRIPNLDPQEHLHWDSWKTTEAVVTGATSGNLTNSCASRGKYSSDITVKLDLFHCMRRFSRECVSEHHTLHSTFCRFLSAAFCVVDQTDLQRLTEAYAFCGIRPANPTKQHIREHCRTKVPQPTELLERVESVLKQFFLETDPNGVYLFKPSMLKLWRLQRVHILRGCLSDPEEEDGILYRHGGTVQLNHVKGEGAAVPVWIPVRGTSQQEGFHAHQARWITGNCVSSELFQAQGMMGMARWNFQRLVDLKLPDVKLPAVFDPVLIMQLNVASERVTGHAKYPALQLSHRDTGERFGLQYVEPGCRPVPLDWFKNRSQGADEEGAEEEEADRVVADQPFITPEDNDDVFGEASGVLPQTTVQPVQSTSTQGLPTTPALPITANPRAARTMSIKAGGLLYVLDHSRWTEAMKEVIDGLIGIHQGSKDFLQRVDSDYAGLVQAASRDPNSLLHPTTKQHISQYVKHWAKRTNASTSLNTSPEKLLETQQLWQHLTAESETKSVPVVTIPPAAVNPPGRDPQEAPLTKAAIEDMVRDIVQKQTALQQQQQQQLGKKKTRNCLACGQPKSRYQGDGSSIHLFYQSGEVKYFYCSQRVHKLYAAEGLNDPRMPFEDFADTPFFGKELEAAKLRSAEARRLADLRGKRRAAEQQPTGRLCKFCRKPIKQGPESPHVYHSFRGVAGRYIYCPTRVLSLYKADGMNAEMTWGEFQQSAFYKAEKKRWAEEKGK